In the genome of Candidatus Bipolaricaulota bacterium, the window GTGGCGGTTGAAGGAGATGCTGTCATAATGAACCCTCCATTCGGCTCTCAACTTGGCAACAGAAATGCAGACCGAATTTTTTTGGAAAAAGGGATGGAAATTGCGCCTGTTGTGTACTCTCTTCATTTGAAAAGCACTCTACCCTTCATAAAAATTCTTGTAGATTCTCTCGGAGGGGAAATAACATATTCAAAGGATTATGCCTTTCCGATAAAAAGGCTCTTCCCATTTCACAAAAAGAAGGTTGAGGTATATGAAGTAATCCTCCTCAGAACAACAGCACGGCAAATATGAATGAGATGAGAGCCGAGATGGAAATTGAAAGAAGATTGACATCACTGTTTGTGAGTACGGCATCAGACGGAAGCTGCTCTTCCCTTGACTTCACCCCTCCCTGAAGGGTCGCCCCCAGAACAGAATCAATCTGGCAGCCCACAAATCCCATTATTATTGAAAAAACAACCCATTTGGGCTCCATGCCGACCAAAATGAAGGCTGAAATCGAGATAATGGCTGCTCCCAAAACAGATGCTGCCTCTCCCAGCCATGACACGCCGCCGTTTGTGCCCACTTCGGTTTTTTTAAGATTGGTTATGAGGTATACTTTGTCGGAAATGACGCCTATCTCTGAAGCAAACGTGTCCGAAGTTGCAACCGCTATGGCCACGGTGAACGGAACAATCATTTTTTCGGGAGAGAATTTCAGGGCAAAAAGAGCAACAGCAGCAGGAACAATTCCATTGGCTATCACATTGCTTGCCTTCCTCATTCCGTTTCCCCGCTCGTGCAACCCCTTCCTTTCCTTATATCCGTAGCGGAATTTTGTCGCCAGAACCCCGAATACGAGGAAAATGAGCAGGAGGACAAACCACTCTATGCCTGTGGAAAATAATATTATTATGCCGATAAATGCTGCAGCAAGCGTGCCCTTAAAGTCCAGTATTTTGTATTTTAAGGAAATTAAAGCAAATACAAGGCATATGAGTATGTTTATTACTGCAGTTATATAATCCATGATTACCTCTTATCCTTTCACCACCCCTAAAGGCACCATGCGCGCCACCTTGAGCGATATACCTGCGCCATGGGTCACAGCCACGACCTGGCCCACATCCTTATAGGCGTCAGGGCTCTCCTCGGCCATCACGCTCCAGCTTGCAGGATGCGCATATATGCCCTTCCTTTCAAGATTCCTGCCTATCTCCTCGCCTCTCCACCTTTTTTTGGCAGCCGTTCTTGACATCACCCTGCCTGCACCGTGGCATGTCGAGCCGAATGTTTCTTCTGATTGCTCCGTGCCTTTCAGCAGGTAGCTCTCCGTACCCATGTCCCCCGGAATTATGACTGGCTGACCGATATTCCTGTACTTCAACGGCACCTCCTTCCTTCCCGGGCCGAAGGCTCTTGTTGCACCCTTGCGGTGAACGTAAACCTTCATTTTCCTTCCGTCAATCTCATGCTCTTCTAACTTTGCCACGTTATGGCATACGTCATATACGATTTCCATGCCCATGTCCTCCGCACTTTCTCCGAGAACATTTTCAAAAGACTGACGCACCCAATGAACTATCATCTGCCGGTTGCACCAGGCGAAGTTTGCAGCACCTGCCATTGCTTTGAGATATGACTGCCCTTCCTCGCTGTGGATCGGGGCGCATGCAAGCTGTCTGTCCGGCAGCCTTATCCCGTACTTCCTGACTGCATTTTCCAGAACTCTGAGATGGTCAGTGCAAACCTGATGGCCGAAGCCGCGGGAGCCGGTATGAATGAGAACAACAACCTGGTCTTTTTCAACGCCATATGCTTTTGCTGCTTCCCCGTCAAATATATCTGCCACCCTCTGTATTTCAAGAAAATGATTGCCAGCCCCGAGCGAGCCGACCTGCGATTTGCCCCTCTCCTTGGCTTTTTCTGAAATTGTGGATAAATCCGTTTCCATATGCCCGTTTTCTTCCAGCACCTCAAGGTCTTTTTCCCATCCGTAGCCTTTCTCGACAGCCCATTTTGCTCCCATCTCAATAACGCTGTCAAGCTCATTTCTGTTCAACCTAACCTTAGCCTTGCTTCCAACCCCCGAAGGCACGTTTTTGAACATCTCGTCAACCAGAGCCTTTATTTTTTTGCTATCGATATCCTCCATATGCAAATTTGTCCTGACAAGGCGGACTCCGCAATTTATATCAAAGCCCACGCCGCCAGGCGATATGACACCGTCATCTGCAGAGGTAGCAGCCACCCCTCCTATAGGAAAGCCATATCCCCAGTGTATCTCCGGCATGGCCATCGATTTTCCGACAATGCCCGGTAGCGTGGCAACATTTGCAACCTGCTCGGGAGCATCATCTCTCCTTATTGAATCTATCATCTCATCACTGGCGTATATTATGCCAGATGTGCGCATGTTCAGATTCCCGCTCTTTCCTTTATATGTATGAGGTATCTCATACCTGTATTCGCCCACTTTCTCCAAAGGTCCTTCCCACATATTTTTCCTCTTTTTATTTACTACGAGCCAACCACCTTATATATCAAATAGCACTCTTATATGAAAACCTTTTTTATTTCTTTTGATTTGGAGCATGTGGTATGTGACCGCTTTTATTTCAACCCCATACCCGTGCTTTTCCCTGTCATACTTTTCTCCCCATGCTTCTCCTACAAGCTCATCGTTTATTTTCACTTTAAACTCCCCGAATACAAGCCCTTCAACGTCATTTATGTAAAGAAGTTCGGACAGCCAGTCCACCACAAGCTGTTCCATGTCCGAGTCTACGGGAAGGCGTATCGTTCTTTTTTCTTTCGAATCTATTTTGCTTCCGTTTGTGATTATCGAAAACATTCCTTTTGCGACTTCCTCAAATGCCTCCTCCAATGTTGAGCCGTATGCTTCCACGCCTATATCTGCCGTATGCTCGAACAACTGAAAGGACATCGCATTTTAAGCAGCAGTGCTATTAAAAAGTTTGTTTTATATATTGCAGCAATTTAAGCAATATAATCTGCTCAGGCTCAGGGAAATGGGAAATAAGCATCTGGACGAATTTAATGGCTGGAGGATTAATGCCGGTTATCGGCGTCGCAAGATTTACTTTTATGATTTCAAAATCGCTGCTATTTTCTTTATTAACAATTTTTATCTCTCCGCTGAATTCCTGGTTTTCCTCATCTGGTGCAACCACGGAAACTTGAACATTGGCTGCGCTCCCTGCTGGCAGATACCTGCCGCTTGAAGGCGAAAAACTCCATGTTCCCCAGTCAGGATGGCTGACTATCTCCCAGTCAAGCCGGGATAACGGCTCTCCATCATTTTCGATTGCAAAGGAGGTGGTTACGGTGCTGCCCGGCCTTACATTGGCCCAGCTTATGCTGCCGTCACATTTCAAATCCGGCTCTGCGAGCACAAGCCCTTTTATGCAGAAGTTTGCGGAATTATCCAAAAAATACAGATCCTTCC includes:
- a CDS encoding RtcB family protein, producing the protein MWEGPLEKVGEYRYEIPHTYKGKSGNLNMRTSGIIYASDEMIDSIRRDDAPEQVANVATLPGIVGKSMAMPEIHWGYGFPIGGVAATSADDGVISPGGVGFDINCGVRLVRTNLHMEDIDSKKIKALVDEMFKNVPSGVGSKAKVRLNRNELDSVIEMGAKWAVEKGYGWEKDLEVLEENGHMETDLSTISEKAKERGKSQVGSLGAGNHFLEIQRVADIFDGEAAKAYGVEKDQVVVLIHTGSRGFGHQVCTDHLRVLENAVRKYGIRLPDRQLACAPIHSEEGQSYLKAMAGAANFAWCNRQMIVHWVRQSFENVLGESAEDMGMEIVYDVCHNVAKLEEHEIDGRKMKVYVHRKGATRAFGPGRKEVPLKYRNIGQPVIIPGDMGTESYLLKGTEQSEETFGSTCHGAGRVMSRTAAKKRWRGEEIGRNLERKGIYAHPASWSVMAEESPDAYKDVGQVVAVTHGAGISLKVARMVPLGVVKG
- a CDS encoding archease encodes the protein MSFQLFEHTADIGVEAYGSTLEEAFEEVAKGMFSIITNGSKIDSKEKRTIRLPVDSDMEQLVVDWLSELLYINDVEGLVFGEFKVKINDELVGEAWGEKYDREKHGYGVEIKAVTYHMLQIKRNKKGFHIRVLFDI
- a CDS encoding DUF92 domain-containing protein, translated to MDYITAVINILICLVFALISLKYKILDFKGTLAAAFIGIIILFSTGIEWFVLLLIFLVFGVLATKFRYGYKERKGLHERGNGMRKASNVIANGIVPAAVALFALKFSPEKMIVPFTVAIAVATSDTFASEIGVISDKVYLITNLKKTEVGTNGGVSWLGEAASVLGAAIISISAFILVGMEPKWVVFSIIMGFVGCQIDSVLGATLQGGVKSREEQLPSDAVLTNSDVNLLSISISALISFIFAVLLF